A genomic segment from Nicotiana sylvestris chromosome 1, ASM39365v2, whole genome shotgun sequence encodes:
- the LOC104244656 gene encoding arabinogalactan protein 41, translated as MAASKIVVSILLAIFAMALFNFIPCVQAQDLAPAPAPTSDGTSIDQGIAYVLMLAALVLTYLIHPMDASPYNFF; from the exons ATGGCTGCCTCTAAAATTGTAGTTTCAATCTTGTTGGCCATATTTGCCATGGCATTGTTCAATTTCATCCCTTGTGTTCAAGCTCAAGACTTGGCCCCTGCTCCTGCCCCTACCAGTGATG GAACATCCATAGATCAAGGAATTGCATACGTGCTGATGCTGGCGGCTTTAGTCCTTACATATCTCATCCACCCTATGGACGCTTCTCCCTACAACTTTTTCTAA
- the LOC104223453 gene encoding CMP-sialic acid transporter 1, translating to MRWYVVASLLTVLTSSQGILTTLSQSNGGYKYDYATVPFLAEVFKLLVSSVFLWREMQNSPPPKMTMDWKSVRLYPIPSIIYLIHNNVQFATLTYVDTSTYQIMGNLKIVTTGILFRLFLKRKLTNLQWMAIVLLAVGTTTSQVKGCGEASCDSLFSSPIQGYLFGALSACLSALAGVYTEFLMKKNNDSLYWQNVQLYTFGSIFNMGRLLMDDFRSGFEEGPWWQRLFNGYNMTTWLVVLNLGTTGLLVSWLMKYADNIVKVYATSMAMLLTMVLSVLLFDFKPTVQLFLGIIICMMSLHMYFAPPSTIVDLPLTVKPASESVSEGSVERRTDS from the exons ATGCGGTGGTACGTCGTCGCTTCGCTTCTGACCGTTCTCACCAGCTCTCAG GGAATTTTGACGACGTTATCTCAAAGTAATGGAGGATACAAATATGATTATGCTACTGTTCCTTTTCTAGCTGAAGTTTTCAAG CTTCTAGTATCTAGTGTCTTTCTTTGGAGAGAGATGCAAAACTCACCGCCTCCTAAGATGACGATGGATTGGAAGAGTGTTCGTTTATACCCGATTCCATCTATCATTTATCTCATCCACAACAATGTGCAGTTTGCTACATTGACATATGTAGATACATCGACTTATCAAATAATGGGTAACTTAAAGATTGTTACTACGGGAATATTGTTCAG GCTGTTTCTGAAGAGGAAACTTACGAACTTGCAGTGGATGGCAATTGTACTTTTGGCTGTTGGAACAACCACAAGCCAG GTGAAAGGCTGTGGAGAGGCTTCTTGTGACTCACTCTTTTCATCACCCATTCAAGGATATTTGTTTGGTGCACTCTCTGCTTGTCTTTCGGCATTGGCTGGCGTTTATACTGAATTCTTGATGAAGAAGAATAATGACAGCTTGTATTGGCAGAATGTCCAATTATACAC ATTTGGTTCAATATTCAACATGGGGCGACTTCTTATGGATGATTTTAGAAGTGGGTTTGAGGAAGGGCCTTGGTGGCAGCGCCTTTTCAATGGATATAACATGACCACATGGTTGGTAGTGTTAAATCTTGGAACCACTGGCCTTTTGGTTTCATGGTTGATGAAGTATGCTGACAATATTGTAAAG GTGTATGCCACATCTATGGCGATGCTCCTGACAATGGTATTATCAGTGCTcctcttcgatttcaagccaacAGTACAG CTCTTTTTGGGTATAATTATCTGCATGATGTCCCTACATATGTATTTTGCTCCTCCAAGCACGATAGTGGATTTGCCTTTGACAGTAAAACCGGCCTCTGAGAGTGTATCTGAAGGTTCTGTTGAACGAAGAACAGATTCCTGA